From the genome of Altererythrobacter sp. BO-6:
TCCCAGCTTCTGCAATTGCCCGGCCATCCGGCCCGGCAGGGCGTCGCCCACATCCTCGCCTTCGGCCAGGTCGCGCGGCGCGTCTTCCTCCGCGAGATAGCGCCAGCCCTGGTGCGCGCGCTTGGGACGCGGGTGGGCCTGCACGAGCTTCGGCTCCAGCCAGATCGTCCAGCGCCCGTCTGGCCGCTGTTCGAACTCCATGATCGGGCTGCGCGCCACGATCGTGTGGTCGATGATCCAGTAGAGCGAGCCGCCGACCATCTCCTCGTGCC
Proteins encoded in this window:
- a CDS encoding DUF1489 domain-containing protein: MPLHMTKIAYRSGSIDNLRRWVEAGPRAEMTTRYLPKRHEEMVGGSLYWIIDHTIVARSPIMEFEQRPDGRWTIWLEPKLVQAHPRPKRAHQGWRYLAEEDAPRDLAEGEDVGDALPGRMAGQLQKLGLI